From a region of the Streptomyces sp. NBC_00193 genome:
- a CDS encoding LysR family transcriptional regulator, translated as MRVTQSGGPALSGFDLNLLVALDVLLEESSVSRAAARLHLSEPAMSRTLGRIRAALGDPVLVRAGRGMVPTPHALAVQGEVRAVVERARALFLAGGRVDLSTLTRTFTVLANEAFTAVYAAALLDRVAREAPGVRLRFLAESHIDVPALREGVADLELGMIDTRSPEVRVEHLADERMLAVVRPGHPLLRGPVTARRFAAARHLIVSRRGRLEGPVDTALAEHGLTRQVVGSVGTFPASLFVLREGDLVGLITSQAGPLATALGLELFEIPLTLPPLPFGMAWHPRHDADPAHAWLRDCARALLRPEAETGGGPPVGRSAENRPGPGG; from the coding sequence ATGCGCGTGACGCAATCCGGCGGACCCGCCCTCTCGGGCTTCGACCTGAACCTCCTCGTCGCCCTGGACGTTCTCCTGGAGGAATCGAGCGTGTCCCGGGCCGCGGCCCGGCTCCACCTGTCCGAGCCGGCGATGAGCCGCACCCTCGGCCGGATCCGCGCGGCACTCGGCGACCCCGTCCTGGTCCGCGCGGGCCGCGGCATGGTTCCCACCCCGCACGCCCTCGCCGTGCAGGGTGAGGTCCGGGCCGTCGTGGAGCGGGCCCGTGCGCTGTTCCTGGCCGGCGGCCGGGTCGACCTCTCGACACTGACCCGTACCTTCACCGTGCTGGCCAACGAGGCCTTCACCGCCGTCTACGCCGCCGCACTCCTCGACCGGGTCGCCCGGGAGGCGCCCGGGGTGCGGCTGCGCTTCCTGGCGGAGAGCCACATCGACGTGCCGGCGCTGCGCGAGGGCGTCGCCGACCTGGAACTCGGCATGATCGACACCCGGTCCCCCGAGGTCCGGGTCGAGCACCTCGCCGACGAGCGCATGCTGGCCGTCGTGCGCCCCGGACACCCGCTGCTGCGGGGGCCGGTCACCGCGCGCCGGTTCGCCGCCGCCCGGCACCTGATCGTCTCCCGGCGCGGCCGGCTGGAAGGCCCCGTGGACACCGCCCTCGCCGAACATGGCCTGACCCGGCAGGTGGTGGGCAGCGTCGGCACCTTCCCCGCCTCCCTCTTCGTGCTCCGCGAGGGCGACCTCGTGGGCCTGATCACCAGTCAGGCCGGGCCGCTCGCCACCGCGTTGGGGCTGGAGCTCTTCGAGATCCCCCTCACCCTGCCGCCGCTCCCCTTCGGCATGGCCTGGCACCCGCGCCACGACGCGGATCCCGCACACGCCTGGCTGCGCGACTGCGCCCGCGCGCTGCTGCGCCCGGAGGCGGAGACCGGCGGGGGCCCGCCAGTCGGCCGATCGGCCGAGAACCGGCCGGGACCGGGGGGCTGA
- a CDS encoding glycerol dehydrogenase: MKTVGTRMMISPPKYVQGAGAMNDLGEHTARLGTNAVVLADKGVWGFVDAAVTASLSGAGVKLTKEVFGGLCTQKEIDRVAAAAKAAGADVVIGIGGGTAIDTAKAVGHALGDIAVVSAPTVASTDAPTSALAVIYTESGAFERYSFFQRNPNLVLVDTALVAGAPSRFIVSGMGDALATWYEARVCVAANRVAMAGGLATEASLALARLCWETLMEYGPQARLAAEAHVVTPALEKVTEANTLLSGLGFESCGLAAAHGIHNGLTVSHKVHGMMHGEKVNIGTLAQLVLEGAPTDELDTYLRFSRAVGLPTTLAEIGLGDPDREELLAIGRAATAEGETTHNMPFPVTPDMVADALIAGDSYARAYAKR; encoded by the coding sequence GTGAAGACCGTCGGTACGCGCATGATGATCAGCCCGCCGAAGTACGTGCAGGGCGCCGGGGCGATGAACGACCTGGGCGAGCACACGGCCCGCCTCGGGACGAACGCCGTGGTCCTCGCGGACAAGGGCGTCTGGGGCTTCGTGGACGCGGCCGTCACCGCTTCCCTCTCCGGAGCCGGGGTCAAGCTGACCAAGGAGGTCTTCGGCGGGCTCTGCACCCAGAAGGAGATCGACCGGGTCGCCGCGGCCGCGAAGGCCGCCGGCGCGGACGTCGTCATCGGCATCGGCGGCGGCACCGCCATCGACACGGCGAAGGCCGTGGGCCACGCGCTCGGAGACATCGCCGTCGTGTCCGCGCCCACGGTGGCCTCCACCGACGCGCCGACCAGCGCGCTCGCCGTGATCTACACCGAGTCGGGCGCCTTCGAGCGCTACTCCTTCTTCCAGCGCAACCCCAACCTGGTGCTCGTCGACACCGCGCTCGTCGCGGGTGCACCGAGCCGTTTCATCGTCTCCGGCATGGGCGACGCGCTCGCCACCTGGTACGAGGCCCGGGTCTGCGTGGCCGCCAACCGGGTCGCCATGGCCGGCGGTCTCGCCACCGAGGCCTCCCTCGCGCTGGCCCGGCTGTGCTGGGAGACCTTGATGGAGTACGGCCCCCAGGCCCGGCTGGCCGCCGAGGCGCACGTGGTCACCCCGGCGCTGGAGAAGGTCACGGAGGCCAACACCCTCCTCTCCGGCCTCGGTTTCGAGTCCTGCGGCCTCGCCGCCGCGCACGGCATCCACAACGGGCTGACCGTCTCGCACAAGGTGCACGGCATGATGCACGGCGAGAAGGTCAACATCGGCACCCTCGCCCAGCTGGTCCTGGAAGGCGCCCCGACCGACGAGCTGGACACCTACCTGCGCTTCAGCCGCGCCGTCGGCCTGCCCACCACCCTCGCCGAGATCGGCCTCGGCGACCCGGACCGCGAGGAGCTCCTCGCCATCGGGCGCGCGGCCACCGCGGAGGGCGAGACCACGCACAACATGCCGTTCCCGGTGACCCCGGATATGGTCGCCGACGCCCTGATCGCGGGCGACTCCTACGCCCGCGCCTACGCCAAGAGGTAA
- a CDS encoding MFS transporter — MLRHASLTDRPSEPTPAPALTRTALLVLCACVLVAQGMVAAVNLLIPQLAASSLHPTSGQLLWAVDAYVIVFAALLIPAGALGDRYGRKGALLAGLGLFAAGGAVSAVAAGPAVLIAGRGLCGAGAALIMPATMSVLVHLSPPELRGRALATWTLSAGLGGLAGNVGGGLAGQYLTWRALFWAVVPLGALLALAVARTVPRTPARTDAAVDPAGAALLAGALFAVVYAIIEGPSYGWGSARVLGAFGAGAVLLAVFTGHALRAARPLLDPRIFASRRLRAGALGIGAAFFGLFALFFVNAQYLQYAKGFSPARAGLAIVPLTLGMALVPRLGARIQERTGPRLPVGSGLGLIGGGLLLVSTADAGTPYALYALYLLVLSAGTGLCAPALTLTVVCELPAHQAGLGSGLNTAARELGAALGVAVVGTVLASRFHGVPRDAAQVAVFTDAMGSALRAAAVVLLLAAVAVIAGYRGRTATASGPAAD; from the coding sequence GTGCTCCGCCATGCCTCCCTCACAGACCGACCGAGCGAACCGACCCCGGCCCCCGCGCTGACCCGCACCGCCCTGCTCGTCCTGTGCGCCTGCGTCCTGGTGGCCCAGGGCATGGTCGCCGCCGTGAACCTGCTGATCCCGCAACTCGCCGCGTCCAGCCTGCACCCCACCTCCGGTCAGCTGCTGTGGGCGGTCGACGCCTACGTCATCGTCTTCGCGGCCCTACTGATCCCGGCCGGCGCCCTCGGCGACCGGTACGGCCGCAAGGGCGCCCTGCTCGCCGGGCTCGGCCTGTTCGCGGCCGGCGGGGCGGTCAGTGCGGTCGCCGCCGGTCCGGCCGTGCTGATCGCCGGGCGCGGGCTGTGCGGGGCGGGAGCGGCCCTGATCATGCCCGCCACGATGTCGGTCCTGGTCCACCTGTCCCCGCCCGAGCTGCGCGGCCGGGCCCTGGCCACCTGGACGCTGTCCGCCGGCCTCGGGGGCCTGGCGGGCAACGTCGGCGGCGGGCTCGCCGGGCAGTACCTCACCTGGCGGGCCCTGTTCTGGGCCGTCGTCCCGCTCGGCGCACTGCTCGCGCTGGCGGTCGCCCGCACGGTGCCCCGTACGCCCGCGCGCACCGACGCCGCCGTCGATCCGGCGGGGGCGGCCCTGCTCGCGGGGGCGCTCTTCGCAGTGGTCTACGCGATCATCGAGGGGCCCTCGTACGGCTGGGGCTCGGCGCGCGTCCTGGGCGCCTTCGGTGCGGGCGCGGTGCTGCTCGCCGTCTTCACCGGCCACGCGCTGCGGGCCGCCCGTCCGCTGCTGGACCCGCGGATCTTCGCCTCGCGCAGGCTGCGGGCCGGGGCACTGGGCATCGGAGCCGCCTTCTTCGGGCTCTTCGCGCTGTTCTTCGTCAACGCCCAGTACCTCCAGTACGCCAAGGGCTTCTCCCCGGCCCGGGCGGGCCTCGCGATCGTGCCGCTGACCCTCGGCATGGCCCTGGTGCCCAGGCTGGGCGCCCGGATCCAGGAACGGACCGGGCCCCGGCTGCCCGTCGGTTCGGGGCTCGGCCTGATCGGCGGCGGCCTGCTGCTGGTCTCCACCGCCGACGCGGGCACCCCGTACGCCCTCTACGCGCTCTACCTGCTGGTGCTGTCGGCGGGCACCGGTCTCTGCGCGCCCGCGCTGACCCTCACCGTGGTCTGCGAGCTGCCCGCGCACCAGGCGGGGCTGGGTTCCGGCCTGAACACCGCCGCCCGGGAGCTCGGCGCGGCGCTCGGGGTGGCGGTGGTCGGCACGGTGCTGGCCTCCCGGTTCCACGGGGTGCCGCGGGACGCCGCGCAGGTCGCGGTCTTCACGGACGCCATGGGGTCGGCCCTGCGCGCGGCTGCCGTGGTGCTGTTGCTTGCGGCCGTCGCCGTGATCGCGGGCTACCGGGGGCGGACGGCGACCGCGAGCGGGCCTGCGGCCGACTGA
- a CDS encoding PTS-dependent dihydroxyacetone kinase phosphotransferase subunit DhaM produces MEALRTAVDAPEAELAAEVPAAAEEPTQEQEPASKARTGRVGVVLVSHSKAVAESVAALAGALLGSVEPPPLAVAGGTPDGGIGTSAELITAAARSVDEGQGVAVLCDMGSAVLTVKSLLGEEPSQLPEGARIVDAPFLEGAVAIALTSAIGGDLDAVLAAAEDARGYRKR; encoded by the coding sequence ATGGAGGCACTGCGCACCGCGGTGGACGCACCGGAAGCGGAACTCGCCGCCGAGGTACCGGCCGCCGCCGAGGAGCCGACGCAGGAGCAGGAGCCGGCGTCGAAGGCCCGTACCGGCCGCGTCGGCGTGGTGCTCGTCTCGCACAGCAAGGCGGTGGCGGAGTCCGTGGCCGCGCTGGCGGGCGCGCTCCTCGGCTCCGTGGAGCCGCCTCCGCTGGCGGTCGCGGGCGGCACCCCCGACGGCGGGATCGGCACCAGCGCGGAGCTGATCACGGCCGCCGCCCGGTCCGTGGACGAGGGGCAGGGCGTGGCCGTGCTGTGCGACATGGGCAGCGCGGTGCTGACGGTGAAGTCCCTGCTCGGCGAGGAGCCTTCGCAGCTGCCGGAAGGCGCGCGGATCGTGGACGCGCCGTTCCTGGAGGGCGCCGTGGCCATCGCCCTGACCTCGGCGATCGGCGGAGACCTCGACGCCGTCCTGGCCGCCGCCGAGGACGCGCGCGGTTACCGCAAGCGCTGA
- a CDS encoding methylglyoxal synthase: MSGLAVILPECPRGGPSAHPLEALHRHRIRISDAWRRNHRSVTRHGLVVTTSTARLLRSELGLQIRAVESGPHGGDQQIGSMVISGDVTSLVFFWDPLWAAPHVHDVLALVRIAVIRNIPVALNPASAEAMSEDGFSLESQSAAGPLAVAVRPR; encoded by the coding sequence GTGTCCGGTCTCGCCGTCATCCTTCCAGAATGCCCTCGGGGCGGTCCTTCCGCACACCCCCTGGAAGCCCTCCATCGCCATCGGATCCGAATATCGGACGCATGGCGGCGCAATCACCGTTCCGTGACCCGGCACGGACTGGTGGTAACCACCTCCACCGCACGACTGCTCAGATCGGAACTGGGCCTGCAGATCAGGGCGGTTGAGTCGGGGCCGCACGGTGGTGACCAGCAGATCGGCTCGATGGTGATTTCCGGCGATGTCACCTCGCTCGTATTCTTCTGGGACCCCCTGTGGGCCGCCCCGCACGTACACGACGTACTCGCCCTCGTACGTATCGCAGTGATCCGAAATATCCCCGTCGCCTTGAATCCGGCGAGTGCGGAGGCGATGTCCGAGGACGGTTTCTCCCTCGAAAGTCAGTCGGCCGCAGGCCCGCTCGCGGTCGCCGTCCGCCCCCGGTAG
- a CDS encoding STM4015 family protein — MTIGDHLSELGGLTAFDFPGPKDTRELPEAGSVAWRVSVDTYDADEEWQQAFARFTDSVDTRRVRSLIVGGWSDAYEASSAGIVEALVEAAPKFPALRALFVGDITFEECAISWIQQSDVGPLLPAYPALEEFGVRGGEGLLFPPVEHAALRVLRLEAGGLPKDVVAGVAGSTFPALTELDLWLGTPQYGGDAEVGDLGPFLSGERLPALRRLALRNSEIQDAVAAALANAPVVERLEVLDLSMGVLTDEGVEALLAGRSLTHLTKLDLHHHYVGAPLRERVSAALAPHGVEVDLGDPQTADVDDDTAYRYVAVAE; from the coding sequence ATGACCATCGGGGATCACCTGAGCGAGCTGGGCGGCCTGACGGCCTTCGACTTTCCGGGGCCGAAGGACACCCGCGAGCTGCCGGAGGCCGGTTCCGTGGCCTGGCGGGTCTCGGTGGACACCTACGACGCCGACGAGGAATGGCAGCAGGCCTTCGCCCGGTTCACCGATTCCGTGGACACCCGGCGGGTGCGGTCCCTGATCGTGGGCGGCTGGTCCGATGCGTACGAGGCCTCCAGCGCCGGGATCGTCGAGGCGCTGGTCGAAGCCGCTCCGAAGTTCCCCGCGCTGCGGGCGCTGTTCGTCGGCGACATCACCTTCGAGGAGTGCGCGATCTCCTGGATCCAGCAGTCGGACGTGGGTCCGCTGCTGCCGGCGTATCCCGCGCTGGAGGAGTTCGGCGTGCGCGGCGGCGAGGGACTGCTCTTCCCGCCCGTGGAGCACGCGGCGCTGCGCGTGCTGCGCCTGGAGGCCGGCGGTCTCCCGAAGGACGTGGTGGCCGGGGTCGCGGGGAGCACGTTCCCGGCCCTCACCGAGCTCGACCTGTGGCTGGGCACCCCCCAGTACGGCGGGGACGCCGAAGTCGGCGACCTGGGGCCGTTCCTGAGCGGCGAGCGGCTGCCCGCCCTGCGCCGGCTCGCGCTGCGCAACAGCGAGATCCAGGACGCCGTCGCGGCGGCGCTCGCCAACGCCCCGGTGGTGGAGCGGCTGGAGGTGCTCGACCTCTCCATGGGCGTCCTGACCGACGAGGGCGTGGAGGCTCTGCTGGCGGGGCGCTCCCTGACCCATCTCACCAAGCTGGACCTGCACCACCACTACGTCGGCGCACCGCTCCGGGAGCGGGTGAGCGCGGCGCTCGCCCCCCACGGCGTGGAGGTGGATCTGGGCGACCCCCAGACCGCGGACGTCGATGACGACACCGCGTACCGCTACGTCGCGGTCGCGGAGTGA
- the dhaK gene encoding dihydroxyacetone kinase subunit DhaK, producing MKKLINSPESVVSDALRGMAAAHPGLRVEAEKGIVTRAAGAAGDPAGKVAVLSGGGSGHEPLHAGFVGRGMLAAAVAGPVFTSPVPDNIAAATCAVDAGAGVLHIVKNYTGDILNFTMAAEDCEDEGVKVEQVVVDDDVAVARTEHGPGRRGTGATLFVEKIAGALAEEGAPLAEVAAVARKVNANARSYGVALSSCTTPAKGSPNFTLGEDEIELGIGIHGEPGRERRTLMTAAETAEAMLDAILADLPEAAGAPVVLLVNGLGGTPPVELYIMRAEVERVLGERGITVARSLVGNYVTSLDMAGCTLTLCRADEELLRLWDAPVDTPSLRWGC from the coding sequence GTGAAGAAGCTCATCAATTCCCCCGAAAGTGTCGTCTCCGACGCACTGCGCGGAATGGCCGCCGCTCACCCGGGGCTCCGCGTCGAGGCGGAGAAGGGCATCGTCACGCGGGCCGCCGGAGCAGCAGGGGACCCGGCCGGGAAGGTCGCGGTGCTGTCGGGCGGCGGCAGCGGGCACGAACCGCTGCACGCCGGGTTCGTCGGGCGCGGCATGCTGGCGGCGGCCGTGGCCGGCCCGGTGTTCACCTCCCCGGTGCCGGACAACATCGCGGCCGCGACCTGCGCGGTCGACGCGGGTGCGGGCGTCCTGCACATCGTGAAGAACTACACGGGCGACATCCTCAACTTCACGATGGCGGCGGAGGACTGCGAGGACGAGGGCGTCAAGGTCGAGCAGGTCGTCGTGGACGACGACGTGGCCGTCGCCCGGACGGAGCACGGGCCCGGCCGGCGCGGTACCGGCGCCACCCTGTTCGTGGAGAAGATCGCGGGCGCGCTCGCCGAGGAGGGCGCTCCGCTCGCCGAGGTGGCCGCGGTGGCCCGCAAGGTCAATGCGAACGCGCGCAGTTACGGCGTCGCCCTGAGCTCCTGCACCACCCCCGCCAAGGGCAGCCCCAACTTCACGCTCGGCGAGGACGAGATCGAGCTGGGCATCGGCATCCACGGCGAGCCCGGCCGCGAACGCCGCACGCTCATGACGGCCGCCGAGACCGCGGAGGCGATGCTCGACGCCATCCTCGCCGACCTCCCGGAGGCGGCCGGCGCCCCCGTCGTCCTCCTCGTCAACGGCCTGGGCGGCACCCCGCCCGTGGAGCTGTACATCATGCGCGCGGAGGTCGAGCGGGTGCTCGGCGAGCGCGGGATCACCGTGGCCCGGTCCCTGGTCGGCAACTACGTCACCAGCCTGGACATGGCCGGCTGCACCCTCACCCTGTGCCGCGCGGACGAGGAGCTGCTGCGCCTGTGGGACGCGCCGGTGGACACCCCGTCCCTGCGCTGGGGCTGCTGA
- a CDS encoding SpoIIE family protein phosphatase, producing the protein MTARPDTGGPVTDATARTLARAALDAVGAAGGYAGGVYLRSGTEGLLLMAAVTGIPGPLFRPWWRMHMNRPYPVAEAYRSGQSVHLPDAESAMRRFPQLMAGLPFPFGSLYEPVTRGRERYGVLVVLRPATPGVPVGPGDRKRLRAVATRLAGELAALAAGGATVTWEGEPLCFPDPGPAGSPADVTAGGTAGSTARGPAEGARAAVDRLDLAVLSVDRQGVIGFANSRARAAATTLLGSDGAELSGRMLWEALPWLGHPAYEDHFRAVFLSPAPVHFQAARRGPEPSPRWLSVGLHPGIDGVTVTIAEAEPPTYAPESLMRPGTGFGSPGLGSPADRASALYRPVALAIALTEAVTARQVSMVVTDELLPAFGGRQLAIYLLGEGHLHLAWETGFPRGFLDRFDGVALDVRLPGVETLTSGRPMFFESMQQLAAAYPGIELDADVGARAFLPLIASGRPVGSCILGFDAPRGFSPEERTVLTALAGLIAQALERARRYDSESALARGLQAALLPHRLPVRENVVTVARYLPGTAGMDVGGDWYDVIDARDGRLALVIGDVQGHGVAAAATMGQLRSAVRAFTLGGNTPEQVMRGTNELLIDLDPGQFASCCYVLLDPASGLALAVRAGHPQPLLRHPGGRTEVLDLPGGMVLGIDAEATYPVTRLRIEPGAVLALYTDGLVESPGTDIDEGVERLRAALADAGPAPLTETADRLVAEPGHSTDRPDDIALLLASRTSAPEASAPDQAAP; encoded by the coding sequence ATGACGGCGAGACCGGACACCGGCGGCCCCGTCACCGACGCCACGGCCCGGACACTCGCGCGGGCCGCTCTCGATGCCGTGGGGGCCGCCGGCGGGTACGCGGGCGGGGTCTACCTGCGCTCCGGCACCGAGGGGCTGCTGCTGATGGCGGCCGTGACCGGGATCCCGGGTCCGCTGTTCCGCCCGTGGTGGCGGATGCACATGAACCGCCCGTACCCCGTCGCCGAGGCCTACCGGTCCGGCCAGTCCGTGCACCTGCCCGACGCGGAATCGGCGATGCGGCGCTTCCCCCAGCTGATGGCCGGGCTGCCGTTCCCGTTCGGCTCGCTCTACGAGCCCGTCACCCGCGGCCGCGAGCGCTACGGCGTCCTCGTGGTGCTGCGCCCCGCGACCCCCGGCGTCCCGGTCGGGCCCGGCGACCGGAAGCGGCTGCGCGCGGTGGCCACCCGGCTGGCCGGGGAACTGGCCGCGCTCGCCGCGGGCGGGGCCACGGTGACGTGGGAGGGCGAACCGTTGTGCTTCCCCGATCCGGGCCCGGCGGGCAGCCCGGCGGACGTCACGGCAGGCGGTACGGCAGGCAGTACCGCGCGCGGCCCCGCCGAGGGCGCCCGCGCCGCCGTGGACCGGCTGGACCTGGCCGTCCTGTCCGTGGACCGCCAGGGCGTGATCGGCTTCGCCAACTCCCGCGCCCGCGCCGCCGCCACGACCCTGCTCGGCTCCGACGGGGCGGAACTCTCCGGGCGGATGCTGTGGGAAGCACTCCCCTGGCTCGGACACCCCGCCTACGAGGACCACTTCCGGGCCGTGTTCCTCTCCCCCGCCCCCGTGCACTTCCAAGCGGCCCGGCGCGGACCCGAACCCTCCCCGCGCTGGCTGTCGGTGGGCCTGCATCCCGGGATCGACGGGGTCACCGTCACCATCGCCGAGGCCGAACCACCCACGTACGCACCCGAGTCACTGATGCGGCCCGGCACGGGGTTCGGTTCACCGGGCCTGGGTTCGCCCGCCGACCGGGCTTCGGCCCTGTACCGGCCGGTGGCACTGGCGATCGCGCTGACCGAGGCGGTGACCGCCCGCCAGGTGTCGATGGTGGTCACCGACGAGCTGCTCCCGGCCTTCGGCGGGCGCCAGTTGGCGATCTACCTGCTCGGCGAGGGCCATCTGCACCTGGCGTGGGAGACCGGCTTCCCCCGGGGTTTCCTCGACCGGTTCGACGGGGTCGCGCTGGACGTGCGGCTCCCCGGGGTGGAGACCCTCACCTCGGGCCGTCCGATGTTCTTCGAGTCGATGCAGCAGTTGGCCGCCGCCTATCCGGGAATCGAGCTGGACGCCGATGTCGGCGCCCGGGCCTTCCTCCCCCTGATCGCCTCCGGCCGGCCCGTCGGCTCGTGCATCCTCGGCTTCGACGCCCCGCGCGGGTTCAGCCCGGAGGAGCGTACGGTGCTCACCGCGCTGGCCGGGCTGATCGCGCAGGCGCTGGAGCGGGCCCGGCGCTACGACAGCGAATCGGCGCTGGCCCGCGGGCTCCAGGCGGCGCTGCTCCCGCACCGGCTGCCGGTGCGCGAGAACGTGGTCACGGTGGCGCGGTACCTGCCCGGCACCGCCGGGATGGACGTCGGCGGCGACTGGTACGACGTCATCGATGCGCGCGACGGGCGGCTCGCCCTGGTCATCGGCGACGTCCAGGGCCACGGGGTGGCGGCCGCGGCCACCATGGGGCAACTGCGCAGCGCCGTACGGGCCTTCACGCTCGGCGGCAATACGCCGGAACAGGTGATGCGCGGCACGAACGAGCTGCTCATCGACCTCGACCCGGGTCAGTTCGCCAGCTGTTGCTACGTCCTGCTCGACCCGGCGTCCGGCCTCGCCCTCGCCGTCCGGGCCGGGCACCCCCAGCCGCTGCTGCGGCATCCGGGCGGCCGGACGGAGGTGCTGGACCTGCCGGGCGGGATGGTGCTCGGCATCGACGCCGAAGCCACGTACCCGGTGACCCGGCTGAGGATCGAGCCGGGGGCGGTGCTCGCCCTGTACACCGACGGGCTGGTGGAGAGCCCGGGCACGGACATCGACGAGGGTGTGGAGCGGCTGCGCGCCGCACTGGCGGACGCCGGTCCCGCCCCGCTGACCGAGACGGCGGACCGGCTGGTCGCCGAGCCGGGGCACTCCACGGACCGGCCGGACGACATCGCCCTGCTGCTCGCGTCCCGCACGTCCGCCCCGGAGGCGTCCGCCCCGGACCAGGCGGCCCCCTAG
- a CDS encoding FeoA family protein: protein MPSLNDSRPGTTVRITGIDPGQAGGSRRRLLEFGFVPGADVTVIARGATGGLLVGLGDTRVALDTRTAGRLRCAG, encoded by the coding sequence GTGCCGTCGCTCAACGACAGCCGTCCAGGGACGACCGTACGCATCACGGGGATCGACCCCGGACAGGCCGGCGGGAGCCGGCGCCGGCTCCTGGAGTTCGGCTTCGTACCGGGCGCGGACGTCACCGTGATCGCCCGGGGTGCCACCGGAGGCCTGCTCGTCGGGCTCGGTGACACCCGGGTCGCGCTGGACACCCGTACCGCCGGACGGCTGAGGTGCGCCGGATGA